From the Camelus dromedarius isolate mCamDro1 chromosome 36, mCamDro1.pat, whole genome shotgun sequence genome, one window contains:
- the LOC135320066 gene encoding disintegrin and metalloproteinase domain-containing protein 20-like, which yields CVLPCTLLLSPVAPYPGARMAVGEALAHVRTTLPLLLWSQLLLLLSGSSCVGRSQRHGPPEVVIPLRVTHTGRGVKPPGWLSYSLRVGGRKHVLHMKVNKHLFSQHFPVFTYDDQHAFLEDQPFVQNDCYYQGHVEGDPESLVALSTCLRGFRGILQINNIVYEIQPKRLSTSFEHLLYRMDEEETQLPPMRCGLTDEEIARQLKFQESVESTLMQSGYEGWWTHRRFLELAVVVDHNRYLHHESNTSKVQDEVCLTINIIDNILSTIDVHVVLIGIEIWSEQNYLATDDIDDLLSEFCVWKLSGFNVRLPHDVAHIFVKADFGITVGLAYVGSVCQQQYNCGVDSILDDDLNSLGFIVSHELGHNLGMKHDDNTCTCGRKRCVMYPSKSLIHKFSNCSYAYYWDTVRRKSCLNLLPKKESIFMYTRCGNSVLEEGEECDCGSLQTCTKDPCCQPDCTLKPGADCAFGLCCDNCTFRPPGFLCRKEENECDLPEWCNGTSYQCPEDVYRQDGTSCTGGGYCYEKRCNNRNEQCRQIFGKEAKSANQDCYREVNIQGDRFGNCGVRVTSYVKCGISDILCGRVQCENVTEIPVLRDHTTVSWTHFNGVTCWGTDYHFGMTIPDAGEVKDGTECGAGRICIQRKCVLMSTLKSSCSPETCNLNGVCNSRHHCHCRSGWAPPSCLDEGSGGSVDSGPPPQKPEVKKENMLDDEAEETVPNTTKTSKVKAFTLASTLTFRYTYTCGFTQDQQRDQPQTCLPLGPATQHLTQWF from the exons TGCGTCCTGCCCTGCACACTTCTGCTCTCACCGGTGGCTCCATATCCTGGCGCCAGAATGGCTGTGGGTGAGGCCCTGGCGCACGTGAGGACCACTCTCCCACTGCTACTCTGGTCGCAGCTGCTTCTGTTGCTTTCTGGATCGTCCTGTGTTGGACGCTCCCAACGCCATGGTCCTCCAGAAGTGGTCATACCCTTGAGGGTGACACACACTGGCAGGGGCGTGAAGCCTCCAGGCTGGCTCTCCTACAGCCTGCGTGTCGGGGGCCGGAAACACGTTCTTCACATGAAGGTCAACAAGCATTTGTTCTCTCAACACTTCCCAGTGTTCACCTACGACGACCAGCATGCTTTCCTGGAGGACCAGCCCTTTGTCCAGAATGACTGCTACTACCAGGGGCATGTGGAGGGGGACCCGGAATCCCTGGTTGCCCTCAGTACATGTTTGAGGGGCTTTCGAGGAATACTACAGATAAATAACATTGTTTATGAAATCCAGCCCAAAAGGCTTTCTACCTCATTTGAACACCTGCTATATAGAATGGACGAGGAGGAGACACAGCTCCCACCCATGAGATGTGGGTTAACAGACGAAGAAATAGCACGACAACTGAAGTTCCAAGAGAGTGTTGAGTCCACTTTGATGCAAAGTGGGTATGAAGGCTGGTGGACCCACAGGCGTTTTCTGGAACTGGCAGTGGTGGTGGACCACAATCGGTATCTTCATCATGAAAGTAATACTTCAAAAGTGCAGGATGAAGTATGCCTTACCATCAATATAATAGATAACATTTTAAGTACAATAGATGTTCATGTGGTTTTAATTGGAATTGAAATCTGGTCTGAACAAAATTACCTTGCAACAGATGACATAGATGACCTCTTGAGTGAATTTTGTGTTTGGAAGTTATCAGGTTTCAATGTCCGCTTGCCCCATGATGTTGCACATATTTTTGTAAAAGCAGACTTTGGCATCACTGTTGGCTTAGCCTATGTTGGCTCAGTATGTCAGCAACAATATAACTGTGGAGTTGACAGCATCCTGGATGATGACTTGAATAGTTTGGGATTTATTGTGTCACACGAGCTTGGTCATAACTTGGGCATGAAACATGATGATAACACATGCACATGCGGGCGTAAAAGGTGCGTAATGTACCCAAGTAAATCACTGATACATAAATTCAGCAACTGCAGTTACGCCTATTATTGGGACACTGTTAGAAGGAAATCCTGTTTGAACCTTTTACCAAAGAAAGAGAGTATCTTCATGTACACACGCTGTGGGAACAGTGTgcttgaggaaggagaagagtGTGACTGTGGCTCCTTACAGACGTGTACAAAAGATCCCTGCTGTCAGCCAGACTGCACTCTGAAACCTGGGGCTGACTGCGCTTTTGGGCTTTGCTGTGACAACTGCACATTCAGGCCACCAGGCTTCCTgtgcagaaaagaggaaaatgagtgTGATCTTCCAGAGTGGTGCAATGGGACGTCCTATCAGTGTCCAGAAGACGTGTACAGGCAGGACGGGACCTCCTGCACGGGCGGGGGCTACTGCTATGAAAAGAGATGCAACAATCGCAATGAACAGTGCAGGCAAATCTTTGGCAAAGAGGCCAAGAGTGCAAATCAGGATTGCTACAGGGAAGTGAATATCCAAGGTGACCGTTTTGGTAACTGTGGTGTCAGAGTCACTTCATATGTAAAATGTGGCATCTCAGATATCCTGTGTGGGAGGGTCCAGTGTGAGAATGTGACCGAAATTCCCGTTCTGAGAGATCACACGACTGTGAGCTGGACTCACTTCAATGGAGTCACTTGCTGGGGTACAGACTACCACTTTGGGATGACCATACCTGACGCTGGTGAAGTGAAAGACGGCACAGAGTGTGGTGCAGGACGGATCTGCATCCAAAGAAAGTGTGTCCTGATGTCTACTTTGAAAAGCAGTTGCTCACCTGAGACCTGCAATTTGAACGGAGTCTGTAACAGCAGACATCACTGCCACTGCCGCTCCGGGTGGGCCCCCCCCAGCTGCCTGGACGAAGGCAGCGGAGGCAGTGTGGACAGTGGCCCACCCCCGCAAAAACcagaagtcaaaaaagaaaacatgctgG ACGATGAAGCAGAGGAGACGGTTCCAAACACGACTAAGACGAGCAAGGTAAAAG CTTTCACCTTGGCATCAACACTAACTTTCCGCTATACGTACACGTGCGGTTTCACCCAGGACCAGCAACGTGATCAGCCTCAGACATGCTTGCCACTAGGCCCTGCTACCCAGCACCTTACCCAGTGGTTTTGA
- the ADAM29 gene encoding disintegrin and metalloproteinase domain-containing protein 29 — translation MRIIPLLHWLGVFLYFSGHTQAEHPQYHSPPEVVIPLKVPDTSRGMKPKGWLSYSLHFGGQRHVVHMKVKKHLLSRHLPVFTYTDQGALLEDHPFVQNDCYYHGYVEGDPESLVALSTCFGGLQGLLQINDVVYEIKPKIFSTKFEHLVYKMDSEETQFPTMKSGIMEEETVSQFEFQEIGNATLKQSGIEGWWVHVYIVEIAVVVDNALYHQFKKNVTKLKENIFLIVNIVDSIYEDMGIKVFMFGMEIWTEKNHVEVDAVKRSLRDFCEWKAENIDARIAHDTVHLFINRTLRGLTGLGYIAGMCRSKFSCAVVSFGGKTLPIIAIAMAHHIGHNLGMSHDEVTCVCAEGFYRCIMNADNPPIVKFSNCSYSLFWGYTVHTAKCLHYTIYTKDIFSRTRCGNGVVEEGEQCDCGSLQSCSKDACCLTNCTLSFGSACAFGLCCKDCNFLPSGEMCRKEVNECDLPEWCNGTSHMCPDDVYVEDGIPCNESAYCYEKRCSDRDTQCRQIFGQKAKNAKNTCYKQVNTQGDRFGNCGVENFTYLKCSMSDSLCGRIQCDSVAEIPRLKDHSTVHGTRVNNTTCWGIDYHIGMTIPDIGEVNDGTECGPEHVCIQKKCVHLSHLDSDCSPKFCNMRGICNNKHHCHCNYLWDPPNCLIRGHGGSVDSGPPPKRKKIKKIYLIFPCLLLLLLLLCCLIYTCLKKKPKEKKGNIQPRPEKSRQKTQTPRGK, via the coding sequence ATGAGAATCATACCACTGCTACACTGGCTGGGGGTGTTTCTATATTTTTCAGGACACACTCAGGCTGAGCACCCTCAATATCACAGCCCCCCAGAAGTGGTGATTCCCTTGAAGGTACCTGACACTAGCAGAGGCATGAAGCCTAAAGGCTGGCTCTCTTACAGCCTACATTTTGGGGGCCAGAGACATGTTGTACACATGAAGGTCAAGAAGCATTTGCTGTCCAGACACCTTCCAGTGTTCACCTACACAGACCAGGGTGCTCTCTTGGAGGACCATCCTTTTGTCCAGAATGACTGCTACTATCATGGTTATGTGGAAGGGGACCCAGAATCCCTGGTTGCCCTCAGTACCTGTTTTGGTGGCCTTCAAGGATTATTACAGATAAATGATGTTGTTTATGAAATTAAGCCCAAGATTTTTTCTACCAAATTTGAGCATCTGGTATATAAAATGGACAGTGAGGAGACTCAATTCCCAACCATGAAATCTGGCATTATGGAAGAGGAAACTGTAAGCCAATTTGAGTTTCAAGAGATTGGTAATGCTACTCTGAAACAAAGTGGTATTGAAGGCTGGTGGGTCCATGTGTACATTGTTGAAATTGCAGTCGTGGTGGACAATGCTCTATATCATCAGTTTAAAAAGAATGTCACAAAGTTGAAGGAGaatatatttcttattgtaaATATAGTGGATTCCATTTATGAAGATATGGGTATTAAGGTGTTCATGTTTGGTATGGAGATCTGGACTGAAAAAAATCACGTTGAAGTGGATGCTGTAAAGAGATCTCTGAGAGATTTTTGTGAATGGAAGGCTGAAAACATTGATGCCCGCATAGCCCATGATACCGTACACCTGTTTATAAACAGAACATTAAGAGGATTGACTGGTTTAGGCTACATTGCAGGAATGTGTAGATCAAAATTTAGTTGTGCAGTTGTTTCCTTTGGAGGCAAAACCTTGCCCATTATTGCGATCGCCATGGCTCATCATATAGGTCATAATTTGGGTATGTCTCATGATGAAGTaacatgtgtgtgtgcagaagGTTTTTATAGATGTATAATGAATGCTGACAACCCACCAATAGTCAAATTTAGCAACTGCAGTTACTCTCTTTTTTGGGGATATACTGTACATACGGCAAAATGTTTGCACTACACTATATACACAAAGGACATATTTTCAAGGACGCGCTGTGGGAATGGTGTTGTGGAAGAAGGAGAACAGTGTGACTGTGGATCTTTGCAGAGCTGTTCAAAAGATGCCTGTTGTCTGACAAACTGCACTCTGAGCTTTGGGTCTGCTTGTGCTTTTGGGCTTTGTTGCAAGGACTGCAATTTCTTACCATCAGGGGAAATGTGTAGGAAGGAGGTCAACGAATGTGACCTTCCAGAGTGGTGCAATGGAACATCCCACATGTGCCCAGATGACGTATACGTAGAGGATGGAATTCCCTGTAACGAGAGCGCCTACTGTTACGAAAAGAGGTGTAGTGACCGTGATACTCAGTGTAGGCAAATTTTTGGCCAAAAGGCCAAGAATGCAAAAAACACTTGTTACAAACAAGTAAATACTCAAGGTGATCGTTTTGGTAACTGTGGAGTTGAGAACTTCACATATCTAAAATGCAGTATGTCGGACAGCTTGTGTGGGAGAATTCAGTGTGATAGCGTGGCAGAAATTCCCCGCCTGAAAGATCATTCTACTGTGCATGGGACTCGTGTCAACAACACCACCTGCTGGGGTATAGACTACCACATTGGGATGACCATACCTGACATCGGTGAAGTGAACGATGGCACAGAGTGTGGCCCAGAACATGTCTGCATCCAAAAGAAGTGTGTTCATCTTTCTCACTTGGATAGTGATTGTTCACCCAAGTTCTGCAACATGAGGGGGATCTGCAACAATAAACATCACTGCCATTGCAACTACCTGTGGGACCCTCCCAACTGCCTAATAAGAGGCCACGGAGGGAGTGTCGACAGTGGCCCACCCCCtaagagaaagaagataaagaagattTACCTGATATTTCCATGTCTTCTTTTGTTGTTACTTCTGTTATGTTGTCTTATTTACACTTGTCTGAAgaaaaaacctaaagaaaaaaaaggaaacattcagCCTCGACCTGAAAAATCAAGGCAAAAAACTCAGACTCCACgtgggaaataa